A stretch of DNA from Acidobacteriota bacterium:
TGCTCGGCTTCATTGGTCCAAAAGCTCATCGAGATTTACATTTAATACGCAAGATAAGAAATGATTTCGGGCATGTTCCTACTCCGATGGATTTCAACGATCAATCAATGGCAGCTAGATGCAGAGAGTTTTATCACGATGCATTCGATAACAGTATTCCTCCAAGGCAGAAATTCACCCGCGTTGTTTTGGGTGTGTTAGCCGTGTTGCATAGTGAACTTCTTCGGGCAAATACAATTGAGGAGTCAAAAGACTTGAACATTGACGATGAGACAAAAGAGCGGCATAGGAAATTGCTTAAAATTCTTGAGGGGAATGCCGACGCCTAACAACCGGTTCGACCGGAGCGTTAGGCAAGAAAATGTTGCCGCTTTGGTAAAATAAAAATAGAGAAATAAAAATGACAAATATCGAATTGGTTAATCGAATACAACAGCAAAAAATGAACGCACTTGCCGCAAAATACCTTCACGGTAAACGATTAAATAAACTCCACATTTTAAATTCTCTGGTTGATCTGCTCGCATTAGTGGTTCCTATCTTATATTTCGCTGTTCGCTATATTGCTAAAGATACATCTTGGATGAAGCCTGTTGAAATTATTTGGGAAATCTTAGCGGTCATTCTTTTATCCATCGTTGTTTGCAAACTTATTTTGAAATGGCAAGATAGCGCCGAAAAACATACAAAATTAATGGGAGACAATATAGGGTTCATAGCGCACATCAATTATCTTTTAACCCAGTACCAAAATAAAAATATTAACGACGACGCTCTTAGTGTCTTTCTGCTTTCTGCGGAACAAGATAAAGCTGATGCGGAAACTCTAACGGACGTAAAGGAATCAGAGCGACAAACAGCTTACAGAGAATCACTAAAACAAATCGAACCTGGCTCAGTCTCAACAGTCTGCCCAGTCTGCGGCGCGTCACCTTGGGCTTACAAATCCGGCAATTGTCAACTTTGTGGAAATACGCCAAAAGGAGAAAACAAATGAGTTCATCAGTAACCGATCTATTTACCACTTGGTTCAAAGGTCTCACCTCAGCGCAACAACAAGAAATAATGAATTATATTTACAGCAGAGGCGGTTCAGTAGCATTAAAAGGAATTTACGTTGGACCAGCTCCTTCGCAGAGCAACGTTTGTCCAACGTGCGGAAAGGCTTTTTAGCATTAGAAAAGTACGCAGGCAAAACATAACATGTCCGCAAAAAAATGAAGCCATTTACAGGTAGATTTGCGAGCTAATTGAATATTGGCGACTGCTATTGCAAGTAATAACAAGTAGTCAATTATCATCATAATAATCGAAAGAAGCCGAACTCACGTTGGACGCGAGCGCGAACCACCTGTTCGCATTCATCCAGTGTTATTCGCGCCGCGCTAACTTAGCGTTAGCCATCATGACGCGAGGCGTCGCCCTCGCGGATGAAAATGTGATCGAGCTTAGGTATGCTCTTTGCTGTCAGCGGCGTTAGCAGGTCGTCTCGCCTTGGTGCCTGCGAGCCCGTGCGTTAGCCTGACCGGAGAACCGCTTCCGGCACCTTCGACTGTTGCCTTGAGCACGCATAGCAGACTCTTTAGTCTTTGCGGTTCTCACGCCCTGACGCAAGGAGGTTGATGATGGAGATTCTCTACGCTTGCTGCTGCGGCATCGATATTCATGCCAAGACTGCCGTCGCCTGTCTGATCAAGGACGGCAAGAAACAGATTCGCACTTTCTCGACCATGACCGACGACCTGCTCACCTTGCTCGATTGGCTTGAGCAAGCCGGCTGTTCGCACGTCGCCATTGAGAGCACCGGCGTTTACTGGAAACCGGTCTTCAACATTCTCGAAGGGCGGATGGATGTTATCCTCACGAATGCGCGCGATGCCAAAGGCTTCAAGGCGCGCAAGACTGATGTGCTGGATGCCGAGTGGCTGGCTGACTTGCTGCGCCACGGCTTGCTCAAGCCGAGTTTCATTCCGCCGCGACACATTCGCGAGTTGCGCGAACTGACGCGCTATCGCGAAAGCTTGATTCGCCAGCAGACCGCACTCTCCAACCGCATCCAGAAACTGGCTGAGAGCGCCAACATCAAGCTCGCACAGGTAGCCAGTGATGCCTTGGGAGTGAGCGGCAAGCTGATGCTGCGAGCCTTGGCCGACGGCGAGACCGATGCCGAGCAGCTGAGTCACCTGGCCAAACGCAGTCTGAAGCGTAAGCAGCCTCAGTTGCAGCGCGCCCTGCAAGGCCGCTTAACCGAGGCACAGCGCTGGGTGTTGAGTGAACTGCTGGATCAGTATGAGCAAGTAGAGGCAGCGGTCAAACGCACCGAACAACGGATCGATGAGGAGGTGCAAGCATCGCCAGACCCTTTTGTAAGTGAAGCCATCGAGTTGCTGGACGGCATCGGCGGGATCAATGAGACGGTGGCGCGCATCGTGGTGGCGGAGATTGGCGTGGAAATGAGCCAATTCCCGAGCGCCAATCATCTAGCGAGTTGGGCGGGGATGTGTCCCGGCAATCATGAATCGGCGGGTAAGCGCAAGAGTGGCAAGACGGGCAAAGGGAGTCGCTATTTGCGAGCGGCGCTGGTGCAGGCAGCCTGGGCGGCGAGTCATCAGAAGGATAGTTACTTGGCGGCGCAGTATCGGAGGATGGTGAAGCGAATGGGAAAGAAGAAAGCGCTAGTGGCCGTGGCGCATTCGATCCTGGTGATCATCTATCATGTGTTGAAAGAACGAACGGAGTACAAGGATTTGGGAAGCGAGTATTTCGAGCGGCGGAATGTTGAAAAGCAGCGCAAGCGGTTGATCAAACAACTCGAATCACTGGGAGTGAAGGTGACGGTTGAAGAGGTGACAAAAGCTGCCTGATCAAACCTCAGCCGTTATTTTCATAGCAGGCAGACGTATTTCAACGAATATTGAACATGGCACGAAAAAGGTCAAGAAAAATAGCAGAGTGCGCTTACTGTGGCGAGATCAAAGAAATTACAAGGGATCACGTTATCCCTGTATGTCTATTCAAACTTCCTTACCCCAAGAATCTTATTACTGTTCCGGCTTGCCACGAATGTAATCATGCAAAATCAAAAAATGATGATTATTTGAGAGATTTAATTACAACCGATATATATGGAAATCAAAGTCCCATTGCTCGAGAGATTTTTGAGAATAAGGTTGTCCGATCATCTCAAAACAACAGATCTTTAATGGCTAGGGAGTTCTTATCAAAAGTGCGTATCGAGCCATTCCATACAAAAGGTGGCATCTACCTGGGAGATTTTCCTTCTGCGCCAGTTGATCCAGAGAAAATTAAGACAATCTTCGCGACAATAGTACGAGGGCTATTTTACGATCACCGTCGCCAAAGAATACCTGACAATTATGTGTTTGAGGTACTTCGTTATCACCCTTGGGACTTTAAAGATGTTTGGGAAAGCTTGGGGCAAATGCATCCAAATGGACCAAGAGTTTTAGAAGGCGTCTTTGGCTGCAAATATATTTCGGCTACAGAAGACCCGCCTACAACGCTTTGGCTATTGTGGTTTTACGGCACCTTTTTTATTTCTGTTTCGGCAATGAACCCAGAGTTGATTGAGGAAAGGACGGTGGATAAAAAACAGAAATGAATTTGTGACAAGATGGGGAGTGGCAAAGGATGGTTTCGTATCGGAGAGCCTTTCTGGCAAGAGGAGCTATACACTGAAAGAAGCAACAGCCTAACTCTGCGTTCGGCTGCAGCCGCAACTTGTGGGCTGCATGAAGCCACTGGGCTTGCGGCGCGGTCAACTCCGGGTTAGGTCGCCATGCTAGAGTTCAGTTTTAGAGGAAATGCTTGTGCGAATTAATATCAGCCTAATTGACTTCAAGCGTATACAAAGAGCTGGACCGGAAGCTATTTTGATGCTTCGGTTCGCAATAGCAGTTAATGATCTTATATCCGGCAATTACTTTTTGCGCACAGCAAAGGATTTGAAAGCTAACCCCAAGATGAGAGAGATGGGACGAGGACTTAGTCAATTCGCGATTAAGATACAGATTGGGCATCTTTGTGAAGCCCTGCTTTTGATTAGGAATTCTAATGATAAGGTTGAGCCGACTTTGGATACTCTACCCAAGCTAAAAAGGCAAATAAGGAGCTTATCACCAAGAGCGCAACAGTCTTATAGGCTATTACGCAGATCATTACCTGGAGGAAGAGATCACAACAAGTTCAAAACCTACGTAGAGAATTTTCGCAACCAAGTTTCATTTCATTATGATGCAGGCTATCGAGGACGAGGCAAGCTACGCGATGCACCAGTGGCGAAAGATGCGTTAGATCGGTTGGCGGAAGAATCTACTCCTGGCCGGATGGTATTAGGGCAAGATATTAACACCTGCCGCTTTTCATTTGCCGATGACGTAATGGATACTGCTGTATGCAGGCTAATTTGGGGTATAGACAAGAAGATTGCTGGTGAAGACCTACAAAAAGCAGCGGATAAAATTGCTGAGTGGATTAATATACGCGCAAAATCATTCGTCATCTTTGGTGGAGAGTTATGTCAACATTACTTTTCGCAAAAGCAGAGATAGGTATGCTGCTCAGTGAAAGGCGACCTAACAATTCTGTCAACCGGAGCGCACGAAGCGAATTTCAAAATGGTTCTACGAGTGTTCGGCGCGCTGGTTTCGCTTTTGCACGGAGCGCCGTAAAGCGAAGCGACACACTGGCGAAAGCAAACAGCCTAACTCTGCGTTGGACCGCAGCCGCAACTTTGGGGTTGCTTTGAATGAGTGGGTCTGCGGCGCGGTCAACTTCGCGTTAGCTGTCTGCGACAAGTATGGGACTATTTGATTACTTCATTCCCGATCCTGCAATAGAATGTCCTGCCTGCGACGGATTTCTCACAGGCTGGCAGGGCAAACATTCTGGGGATATGTGTCTGTTTGTGTGGCAACAAGGAACTGTTGCACCCATTGATCAAAAAGTTGACGCAGAAGTAAAAATCAGCGAACGGGCTCTGAGCGGAATGCGCGTAGAGCCAGAGTTTGATATTTACGGCGGTGAGTGTCAGCAATGCGGATTCAAATGGTGGGATAGTGCTTGGCGCGTACGATGTTGGACAGAAGGAGAAGTTTGGACACAAACGGAAATCGTCCCGACACCTTTGAAGGGAGAATTGGTTGCAGAGGGTTGGGTTATGTGCAAAGCATGTTTGAGTAGCTGGAAGGCGATAGGGGGTAAAGGTCTCTATCTATGCCGATCCTGTCAGAAGCTGGTACAGGTAGAAAACTCAAATCCTCCAAACGACAGCTAACAAGTCGTTCGACCGCAGCCGATACCAATGCTTCACATGAATCGCAGTGGGCTTCGGCGCGGTCAACTCCATCGTTAGGCGCTTCGTGGCAGAGTCGCGCTGATGAGAAAACAGATGAAAAAATTTTTCTTACTATCAATTATCTTATTTTTAAGCAGCACTTCTTATGCTCAGAATAAAATTGAGATTGCGCTTAAAAACGGCACTCAAGCTGAAATTCAAACCAAAGAACAGTTGCAGAAACTTTTGAAAACTTATGATTTATCGAAGTGGACGTTTACAAATTCAATCGTGATTGATGAGAAATCCATTCCGCACAGTCATCCGATATTGATATTGCACACAAGACATCTGAAAGATGATGAACTGCTGCTATCAACTTACGTTCACGAACAATTTCATTGGTTTTTAGTGCAAAAGGCTAAGGAAACTGACGAAGCCATCAAAGAGTTGCGCATGTTATTTCCAAAAGTGCCTGTGGGTTTTCCAGAAGGCGGACGCGATGAAGAATCCACTTACTTACATTTACTCGTTTGTTACCTAGAGTATCGAGCCGATAAGGAATTACTTGGCGAGTTGAAAGCTAAACAAGTGATGGATTTTTGGGCAACCGACCATTATACGTGGATAATTAAAACCGTCTTGGAGCGTCAGCGCGACATTTTCAACATAATGCTCAGGCACAAATTGATTCCGCCGAAACGCGCATAACAATTCAATGGACGTGAGAGCGAAACAGCGACTTTGTTATCACGCGGCTTTGTTACCCGTAGCTTGCGTGTATTCGGTTTCGCCCCACATCATCTCAATCGTTAGGCAAACGCACCGAACACGAGATAGGCTGCCAGAGCCAGTTTCAAGACGGCTGGCGAAATCACCGGGCAGCGCCGACCTTGTCTCAGGAATCGAGACCACTGGGCGGCGCGAGTCCTTGAGCTTCGCGCGAAATCGAGGCGAGCAGATGGCGCGAGGCAGAGAGCGGCGAGGTGAATTTGCTGAGAAAGAGATGAGCCTAACTCTGCATTCGACCGGAGCGCGCGTATCGGCGGCTCGCCTTCCCTTTCGGTGTTCAGCGCGCGCGGTCAACACGGACGTTAGGCAGAAGTTCACCAAACGTTTGCAAGACCTGTTGCTTCAATTTGAATCAATTGGTGGGAGCAGACGTTATTATGATGGTTAGAAAATCTGATTATTTGTGAGGTTTGATCATGGATAAAAAACGTCTCTCTTTAATCATAGTGGTAATGGCCATTTCTGCGCTGAGCGGTCTTTTGTCAGTGAAGATTTTCGCTACTCAGACGACTCAAACCACTTCGTCAACCCCGCAGCAGCCTCCTTTGAAAGCAGCGGTTCCAAGCGGACAGAAATGGGAGTATCGAGTGCTCAGTTATAACCTAAACTCCTTTGATCCAAATGTAAGCGCAGAAATCTTGCAGCGCGGCATTAATGCTCTTGCTGACCAAGGATTTGAGGTCGAAAGCCTAGAGCTGAATGCTCCAGTAGCAGGTAGTGATCGCCATCAAAATGGTGTCGCTGGTCAAGCAGTAGTTTTGTTAAAACGGGTTAGGAATTAATTTTTCAATTGAAGATTTCGTGAAATCTTCAATTGTACAAATAAATGTGGAGTAAGGCGTTGATAGCGCATCGCGCCGATTGCGCTTTTGGACAGTATGCTGCATCCAGCAGTGATACAGTTGAGGACGAGTGAGCCTAACTCGGCGTTCGACCGCAGCCGCGCCTCACGGATCATGGCTTGCCAATGCTATGCGGCGCGGTCAACTCCGCGTTAGACGGCATGAATCGCAGATTGTCTTTCAACAACTATAAAGTACAATAAGGAATGAAAGGAGTAACCCGATGTCGCGCAAACGTATTGAAACATCCAAAGATTTGGCTGCAATTTTACTTCCCCAAGAAGTGCTTGATCAATTAGGCATCAAGGCTGGCGATGAAGTTGATCTAGCCATCATTGATCGCACCTTGATCCTACGACCATTAGAGGAAGCCGAGCGGGTACTCAAGATTGAACAAGTAACGGACACTGTTTTTGAGCGCCGCAAAAGCGCCTACGAACAATTAGCAAAAGGTATTGAATAGAAGGCTCAACATTGATTTTTCTGCGCAAACAAGAAGCCCTTGATATTCAGAGAAGACTCATTGAAGGATTCGGAGGTTCACAGGGCTTACGCGACGAAGGGGCTTTGGAGTCTGCATTGGCAGCGGTTGAGAATCGGGCATTCTATGAGGAAGCTGATTTGGCAGTCTGTGCAGCGACTTAGGCTTACCATCTGACTCAAGCGCATGCATTTATTGATGGGAACAAGCGAGTAGCAGCAGCCGTGGCTGAAGTATTTATCGAACTCAATGGCGAAGAATTGAAAGCAACAAATGATGAAGTAGTAAAGTTGTTTTTGAGCATTGCGGCTGGCAAACTTACGCGCGATGAGGTTGAGGCATTCTTTATCGAACGTACAACCAATCTGTAGGCAGAATGACCTGCGAGGCCGTCTAACCAGCGATTGGACCGGAGCGCGAGCCCAACGGCTCTCATTCATCCAGTGTTTTTCGCGCCCGGTGAACGTGTTGTTAGGCTAACATGAGCCTGCGGCTCACCACCTCACATGAAAATGTGGTCGAGATGGAATATGATCTTTGCGGAAGATAGCCAGCAGCCAACTCATCAGCCCGGCTCACTGCGCCTGAAAGTGAGAACGCGCCGATGTAAGAGGCAAATGGCAAACCGAACAAAAAGCAAGGCCCAAGCAAATCGCTGGGCATTACTGATAAAGTCAGTGGCTCGAATGGGATATTGTGTCTCGTCACGCAAAAGCCACACCAGAATTTTCAGAGCAGGCATTCGCTAAGGAGTTTTGATGAGCAGACATTGCAAAATGATTTATCTCTTCCTCACGCTCTTCCTATTTTTTACCTATCCACGCGTATCAGCGCAGCAACCGCAGCCTCATCCCACACCCGCGCGTATGGCAATCAAGGCCGGAAGACTGCTTGATGTGCGTACCGGCAATGTCGCCACGAACGTTTTCATCATTGTCGAGAAAGATCGGATCGCGGGGCTCAGCAACTCCCAGCCAGCGGGGATCCCGGTCATTGACTTATCTAATCAGACCGTACTGCCCGGACTGATTAATTGCCATGTTCACTTGCTGCTGAACTGGAAAGATCAGTCTTCTGCTTCCGTCTTGCGCCTGTCTTCCGCGCAAGGCGCGTTGTGGGGCTTGCATAATGTGCAGACGTACTTGAATAAGGGATTCACCACTTTGCGCGACGCTGGGGAATATGATTCAGTCTACGGTCAGTTTGCGTTGCGCGACAGCATCAAATCCGGCTTGATTCAAGGGCCTCGCTTAGTCTGCGCCGGAAGCCTCGTTTCAGTGACGGGCGGTCATGGGGATGCCGATTCGCTCGCGCCTGATTACGCGTTGCCGCGGCGCGCGAACCTCGCCGATACGGTTGATGAAATCGGCGTGGTCGTGCGACGCGACCTGAAGTACGGCGCCGATTGGATCAAGTTGATCGCCACGGGCGGGGTGATGGATCCGTTCAGCGATTTCAATGTGCAGGAGTTGAGTGAAGAGCAAATGACCAAAGCGGTCGAGTTTGCGCATCGCGCGCATAGACGTGTGATGGCCCACGCCGAAGGCGCGGAAGGGATTAAAGCCGCCGCCCGGGCCGGAGTAGATTCCATTGAGCACGGGACAATCCTTGATGAAGAAGGCGCGGCGTTGCTGGCCAAGAAAGGCATTTGGCTCGTGCCAACGCTGAACACCTTCCAAATGAGCGTAGAGATGGGGCTGGCTAACGGGCAAGACCCGACCATGCTCGAAAAGGGCAAAGCGATCTTGAAATATCAGCAGCCTGCTTTTGCCTTGGCGCTCAAATATCATCTCAAGATCGCCTTCGGCGATGACGACGATCCTGATTTTGCGAGCAGAGAATTCAGCGCGCTGGTGCGAGGTGGGATGACTCCGTTTGAAGCCTTGCGAACGGCGACCATCAACGGCGCGGAACTGCTTGGATTGTCAGATCAGATCGGCACGATTGAGACTGGGATGTTCGCAGACATCATCGCTGTCAATGGCGACCCTTTACGGGACATCAAGGTCATGGATCAAGTCAGCTTCGTGATGAAGGGTGGCACCATCATCAAAAGGGAAACCGCCGCAGCCCGGGATAAGTAGCCGGCTGAAAGCTTATACATAACTGCCAAAACGCCTAACTCCAATTGCAGCGGAGCCGCCGCAACAGGGGCATTGATTACTTCCAATATCCCGGCGGCGGCCCGCTGAATGCCGCTGTTAGACGTGCCAGTCGATAGCGCCCAATAAACTATGCACGAATCGAAGAATAAAATGACAAACAATACCCATCTACAACCAGCGGGCAAGATTATGAAAAAACATGAGAATAAAGGAAGGAGGCAAATCTCTTGATGAGTACAAACGCGAAAACTAAACAAGAGTAGGGCAGGCTTCATTTTGAGTGCGGCCATCAACCTGAGTTTAAATCGAACTACTACGATCTGAAAACCAAAGAAGAATATTGGATTACCGGTTGCCGAAAGGATGGCGGCAATGCGTTATATAACACCGATGTCGAAATTGACGAGGACGCTCTCGAAGAATACTGGTTGAATATCCGAAAAGAGCCTGAGAAAAAGAATACCAAACGATTCCGTGCTCAAGGAAAGTATTGAATCAATTTTGGCAACGAAGAGAGCCTAACTTGCTGTTGCACCGTAGCCGGCGACTTGAATTTCATATGGATTCACCACTTCCCTGCGACGGCGCGGTCAACGCGGGCGTTCGGCGTCTTGCGAGTCTTTAAGAGATAGTGTTTGCCAATGGTCTAAGCTTTTAAGGGAGCCAAGTAAGAGTTTATGTTTCAAAAAATCCCCTGTACATTACTTATCTCTTTTGTAATCTGGTTGTCTTTTACATGGACGCGCGGACAAACCGCACGAGCCACACCGCTGCTTCAGAAGAATGAAGAAGTCTTAATGCCTTTAATAGACGAGGAGCGCTCATTAGATTCCCGCTCCATGGTTGCCAACCAGCCTGACTTTGTTGCTGACTTAGTCTTCTTCCGCAGCGAAACGGTCAGCGGAGGAGGGGGGGCAATGCGCCTGGCGCGCAAAGGCAACAGGTATCGGCAGGAGAGTCAATTCTGGATATTTGTCGGTGAGGCTAATCGTCCAGCCGCACGTCTATTCCCTGAGGCAAAAGCTTACGATGATTTAGAACCTGCAAGAGGTGAGTCCGCTGGTGGCTCTTGGCCGTTTAACCCCAAAACTCTCGCGCAAGAGCCAGGTATCGCATTTGAAGTTTTGGGGGCGGTAGAAATAGATGGACATAGATGCATCAAGATCAAAGCCAGGCGAAAAGGTAAGCCGGAGCAGATCTACCTCTATGCCGCGCGTGATCTTAAAAACCTGATCATCGTTGCTCGGATTATCAACCCGCCACGTAGCTTCATCCAAAGGTTAAACAATATCTCTTTGGAAGTGCCGGACAGCCTTGTCGAAATCCCGCCTGACTATAGGCCGATTGAGCATGACCGCTGGACGAAGGTTGAAGCCGCCAAGGTTACTTACAAAGGGCGGACATCTAATGATTACGGAGTCTTCCGTGCCCCCAGCGGAGAATTGTTCGTTTGGATAAAAGACGTAGGTTATCCCTGGCACTATCTTGTTCGACCCCATGAAGCCACTGTGGAAACAGCTTTCCAAGGTCTGCTGGTCACACGGGCGGGCAAATATATCTGGAAAACGAACGAGACAGAGGCGTTCAGCAAAACTTATTACCGCAATAGGAAACGTGAGAGTGATAAGCAGGAAGAAGGATCGCGAGTCATCGTAAAGCCGAACTCAGTAAAGTTTCGCTCTATCGATTACGACAAAGATAAGGCAATGATAGAAGTCAGTTGGTAAGAGCAACGCTGTAAGTTGCTCACGATGCCACTCACAGAAATAGGGAAATGAGCTTGAACGGGTATCGCCGCCAAACAACCCGTTGCACCAAAGCCGCCGAAGCGTGGTTCACCTGATTAGAAGCAAAGCTTCACCCCGGCGGACAAAAATTAGTGTGCTGTATTTGAATCAAGAGGCTAAACCAGAAATCAAGACATTGGCACACTTGATGTTGAAAAAATGCCGATAAACAGGGCTTATTCTTAATGTGTCGTGTACTAAGCTTCTGCATTCCGGTTTAGCACTAATTTCCAGAGCAGCCACTCATGAAGCGTGGCTTCGCCACGATCAATGAGAATACGGGGTTTCAGGAAATTCAACAACTTAGCGGCTTATTCTCATAGTAGGCAGGCAAACACTCCGTAATATAAAATCGGTTTCCTTAAGTTTCAAGCAACTAAAAAGAGGAGATAAATGAGAAAATACTTTTTCACACTGGTTTTGCTATCAGGGATAAGCTGCTTACCCCTTTGTATCAACATTTGGTTGGATAAAACAGTGTTCTCACAACAGGATATCGCAAACACCACAACACCCGGTCGGATTACTGTCCACGCAACCAATCACGGTAATCCGACAATCAATCTTTACGATGGCGTTGAATTGTCAGCAGATTACAGCCAAGCAACCAACCTGCAACAACTCCTCAAACAAGGCACCTCTCAGCCCTGCGCGCTCAACTCGGCTGACTTCAATGAAGATGGTGTGCCGGATTTGATCGTAGGGTATGCTCAATCTAAAGGCGGCATCTTGTCCCTATATCCAGGCAATATAGATTCGATTTATCCGAACAGTTCCGAAGCACAACAGCGCAAAGCCACGGGACAGTTCGACAATGCAGCTTTCCTACCCTCTGCTCGTTTGTTTGAGCTTGACCAGGTGCCGGACTTTTTGGCGGCAGGTGATTTCGATGCCGACGGTCACTGGGATATTGTAGCCGCAATGCGTGGGAGTCGTTCGCTTTTTTTCCTGCCGGGAGACGGCAAAGGGAGTTTTGGGGCAGCTAGACGCATAAAACTTCCGGCAGCAGCGACAGCGCTTTTGAGCGGAGAAATTAATCGTCCAGACGGATTGGCGGATATAGTAATTGGGGTAACATCAGATACTGACTCGAAGGTTATGGTCTAT
This window harbors:
- a CDS encoding mobilome CxxCx(11)CxxC protein; its protein translation is MTNIELVNRIQQQKMNALAAKYLHGKRLNKLHILNSLVDLLALVVPILYFAVRYIAKDTSWMKPVEIIWEILAVILLSIVVCKLILKWQDSAEKHTKLMGDNIGFIAHINYLLTQYQNKNINDDALSVFLLSAEQDKADAETLTDVKESERQTAYRESLKQIEPGSVSTVCPVCGASPWAYKSGNCQLCGNTPKGENK
- a CDS encoding IS110 family transposase, yielding MMEILYACCCGIDIHAKTAVACLIKDGKKQIRTFSTMTDDLLTLLDWLEQAGCSHVAIESTGVYWKPVFNILEGRMDVILTNARDAKGFKARKTDVLDAEWLADLLRHGLLKPSFIPPRHIRELRELTRYRESLIRQQTALSNRIQKLAESANIKLAQVASDALGVSGKLMLRALADGETDAEQLSHLAKRSLKRKQPQLQRALQGRLTEAQRWVLSELLDQYEQVEAAVKRTEQRIDEEVQASPDPFVSEAIELLDGIGGINETVARIVVAEIGVEMSQFPSANHLASWAGMCPGNHESAGKRKSGKTGKGSRYLRAALVQAAWAASHQKDSYLAAQYRRMVKRMGKKKALVAVAHSILVIIYHVLKERTEYKDLGSEYFERRNVEKQRKRLIKQLESLGVKVTVEEVTKAA
- a CDS encoding transcriptional regulator, with protein sequence MDSWEEKFDEVVEFRQSLTSETDRGCALMAAAYLDSEIGKLLDKYFVSNNKVKEEILGNSRPLGTFSAKIDIAYLLGFIGPKAHRDLHLIRKIRNDFGHVPTPMDFNDQSMAARCREFYHDAFDNSIPPRQKFTRVVLGVLAVLHSELLRANTIEESKDLNIDDETKERHRKLLKILEGNADA
- a CDS encoding AbrB/MazE/SpoVT family DNA-binding domain-containing protein produces the protein MSRKRIETSKDLAAILLPQEVLDQLGIKAGDEVDLAIIDRTLILRPLEEAERVLKIEQVTDTVFERRKSAYEQLAKGIE
- a CDS encoding type II toxin-antitoxin system death-on-curing family toxin, coding for MTQAHAFIDGNKRVAAAVAEVFIELNGEELKATNDEVVKLFLSIAAGKLTRDEVEAFFIERTTNL
- a CDS encoding amidohydrolase family protein; this encodes MSRHCKMIYLFLTLFLFFTYPRVSAQQPQPHPTPARMAIKAGRLLDVRTGNVATNVFIIVEKDRIAGLSNSQPAGIPVIDLSNQTVLPGLINCHVHLLLNWKDQSSASVLRLSSAQGALWGLHNVQTYLNKGFTTLRDAGEYDSVYGQFALRDSIKSGLIQGPRLVCAGSLVSVTGGHGDADSLAPDYALPRRANLADTVDEIGVVVRRDLKYGADWIKLIATGGVMDPFSDFNVQELSEEQMTKAVEFAHRAHRRVMAHAEGAEGIKAAARAGVDSIEHGTILDEEGAALLAKKGIWLVPTLNTFQMSVEMGLANGQDPTMLEKGKAILKYQQPAFALALKYHLKIAFGDDDDPDFASREFSALVRGGMTPFEALRTATINGAELLGLSDQIGTIETGMFADIIAVNGDPLRDIKVMDQVSFVMKGGTIIKRETAAARDK